The Arachis ipaensis cultivar K30076 chromosome B03, Araip1.1, whole genome shotgun sequence region TGCAGATAGTTAAGTATGTAGCCCCGTACCTCAAGTTCAACAAAAACATCAGGCAGAGATCCAACCTCACCAAGAACTTGCCCAACCAACCTGTCAGCACGTGTCAAAGTTGGATCCATTGTCGTCCCAACACCAATGAGACCTCCAGGCACAGCAAATTGAAGCTCATTTTGCTCAGCATATAATGATACTATTCTGGAGTATATAGGGGTGCACTTGATATTCCCGCTCTCGTCTTTAACAACTATACCAGGTCGAACTTCAATGAATTGGTTTACCTTCAAAACACCCTGCGGCAAAAAATCGTCAGATGTGTTTGACCAAAGATGTCAGGGAGAGACACAGAGTAAGAATAGAATGCCTCTAACCAGCCATAAATTTATGTCATATTCTAACACATTAACTTGGTTTATAGTTATTAAAAAAAGTATACATTGGAAAGAAGATTAATGAGGTGCTAATAAATCAGCTCAGACATTGTTTCTCATTCACTGAGCATCCACCTTTTAGCACATGGTGATGCCTTCTTTGGTTCTTCCCCTATTTGTATAACATTTCGCAAATAGAGCAAGAGCAATTTAAATTTAGGACGAGCTAAACATTTTAAAAACATGTATTATACATGGTCAGGAGTACCAAACAAGGCTTACCCTCAGAATACTTCCACCAGCTACACCTCCTTTTATATCATCAACCTCAAAACCAGGTTTGTTGACATCAAATGACCGAATTACTATCATATTGGGTGGAGAGACGAAATCCCTTATTGGAATTGGGATCTTTTTTACAATATACTCGCACACAACATCAATGTTATACTTCAGTTGTGCTGAAATAGGTACTACTGGTGCACTATCAGCAACAGTTCCCTGGAGAGGGCTTCCTTGCACAACAAAATCTTTCTCACAGAAAACTTATTCACAAAAAAACTAACCGCAATAAACTTCGTTATTGCTTCATGTTGATTGATTGCCACATTTTCTTGAATCAAGTCTACTTTATTCTGAAGGATGATTATGTGCTGCAGACGCATAATCTCTACAGCAGCTAAATGCTCTGAGGTTTGTGGTTGTGGACAGCTCTCATTAGCAGCTATAAGTAGCAAAGCTCCATCCATGATTGCAGCTCCATTAAGCATTGTAGCCATGAGAATATCATGTCCCTAAACAAAtaggaaaagtaaagataaataTCATGTAAAAGTAAAACCAAGCAAACTAGAGATATATTAAAttagataattggcgctgattagTGACTGGTAACATACTAACATCACTAAAAAGGGATAACCCAAGAAATATGAAAATCCCATGCCAtatggagaaaaaaaaaaagtaaaaacagcaGAGAAAAGGCAACAAAAAAGCAAAACATATATTATAATGAAATTATGTAGAGAAAAGacggccaaaaataataaatgacAGATCAAGGCATTACCGGGCAATCCACAAAAGAAACATGCCTCAGCAATTTCATCCTGCTGTTTTCAAACCCTGGCACATCACACATAGGACTgtcttccttcccacttccatATGCCCTGAAGAGGAAAGCTGATCACCATAATGAAAGTTGAAATCAACTGATAATATAATAGCATTCATAAAATCAATACCCACTTGTAGCACATAGGCCTAGGACAACGTTCATCTTCACATTTATATATCTTAGCATTTGCATAGCCAAGCTTAATTGTAATATTACgctccaactcatttttgaaacGAACAGTCTGCACATTCACAGTATACAAGAGGTTAACAGTGTATGATTAACTAACACTCGAGGAACATATACTATTGATAGAatgaaattattaataaaatttctttttaacACTACAAATCCAAGGAAAAAAAGTAACAACTATCACATGGAACTCATGTATGTTGTCAAAAGACTTTGTGACCACTGATCAACGGGGAAAATAAAAATGTTCTTATCTGCAAAATGCTAAAACCACTTCCAAAGCCACTTAATTATCCCTTGACAAACAACTGAATTTTACAAGCTGAGTATTGTGTCTAAAACTAAGTGAAATTCCTTGGTGACGACCTATATGACAATGAGTATATATTATTCTTTGCAAAGTTGAAAGAAACAATAGACATTATTATTGACCCTTCCTTTCTTTTGTTACAAGGATTTCCAAAATTATAATCCAGTCAGGTGATACAGCATCATAGTGGTGGCACCCATGATGGAAAAATTATTATTCAAGCTTTAAGATGACCAATAAATGAGGAAAAAAAGGCATACAATAGTATAGCAATAGCATCAATAACAAATTGCAACAGATGTTACCAGGATTTGGTATATAAAAAGACAAAGTTAAAAACAGAGaaactaaagagagagaaatACCTGAACACCTGATATTGCTTTCACAACAGTTGACTTGCCATGTGCCACGTGACCTATAGTGCCTGCAAAGATTCAAAAAAATCATAAGTTCCAAGTATCATTATTCATTAATAAAAAGGAAGAAATAACATTAGTCCTTTGGAATAAAAATCTGTTTCAGCTCAAATATGGCTGTAACAAAGCTGACAAATGAATGTGATatacattagagaaaatattaccAATATTAATGGTAGCCTGTCGTGATATGACTTCAGGAGAGAGTGGATCCAATTTCTTTACATCCAGTTTACTCAGGTCTTGTTCCATCAAACCCTTCCGCGACATCTTGGATGTTTAAGATGGTATGAATGACTTTACAATTCAAAATGTGTGATGGTAACCTATCTAAAGGTTAAAAAAACACAGGACAAGAAACCTGCATCAGCATCAACATATCTATTTTGATAAAAATCTGCATTTTTAAAAGTGGCAGTGACAAACATCCAAAATATCTTGCATCGATAGTCAACATTAAGAGAAATTCATCCCTAATAGTGTTAGTTTATCGTTATCTTCAgagattataaaattatttatcaatttCTTGGAAATATCAACAGATTGTTTCCATTTTGTTAACAGATCCCCCAACAATTTGATAAATGTCTCCCTTCACACAATTTTCTCAATTCTCACCATCTACCAAAAAATTACTACTAATGAATTTCAAACTTACCACTCTTACTTGGATACCCTCAGAAATAAATTGAAGCAAGAAAAGAAGTATGTTAATAGTTTTGATCTTAAGCCATATAGTAAATGGTGGAGTCTTAGCTAGGGCATAATAAGTACAAACAGAGATTGTTTATAACCTAGTACAAATGATTCATAACTCTTCATAGTATCTCTCTTTTCCTATTCATCCACACCTCTGAATTGTACATGGCACATTAACACAGTTGTTAGCTATACTCCCATACCACCCCAAACCCTTCCAGTCCTCACAGCATAAGCACACAGACACTTATAAATACAACATGCCAATTAGCATCGCACTACCATATAACTCTTCAAACTGTCAGGAAAATGAGAGGAAAAGATACAAAATACAGCATCATTTGTGAATAAAAGAATGTAGCTCAAGACgacgacaacaacaacaacacattTTGATGAGAAACTTACAAAACTGAAAGGAGAATATTGGCAAAACTATTTACTAAAACAGTTAACAGAAAGGGCAAAAAGTGTCAATCGCTAAAAATTGCAAAGGAATGAAAGTTGAATGCCTCTTACTCCTTAAACCCCAATCTCCACCCCCTTCTCCAAAAACCCAATAAAGAACACTACAATAAAATTGGGCATTTCATAATTCATACTCTTCAAACAGTCGATCCAATCATTGATTCTATTTAATGAAAGTCGTAATGTCTAAATTAATCAAATCCCATATATACGACCTAAAACCCAATCATCCAATACAAATGAACAAAAAAGACAACTCTTCAGTATCATACAATCTGCAAAAGCTATCATACAAGAGACACATCAAACTGATGCAGaataaattattttgaaaaatataaaatataaaatataaaatatcgaATCttaagcaaacacaaccaaaccAAATTAgccaaaaaaaaaacaattgaatgattattgaaattgaaattagtAGACTTAGACAGAGAGAGAAGTAACCTGGAAGAAGTAGAGCAGCTCAGAAGTGTTGAGCGGAGCGGCAGCGGCGGCGGaggcggaggaggaggaggaggagaaggaagatgATGGCAGCTGAGGAGAGTGCAGAGAGACTGCGTGCGGCTGAAGCCaagtgaaagaagaaagaaaccctAACTATAGTAATTGCTCAGAAGAAAATCAAGAAATGACAATGCTCATGTcaaaagaataaaatataatatttgaaatcaataaaaaaaataaaatgaaatacagAAAATTGTTTTTTAAATGTCTACTTATAAtgtgtaaatttaaaaaaatacttaCTTTAGAttgatttaatttattattttaaattttattataattaatattgattaaaaataatataatttgattaaa contains the following coding sequences:
- the LOC107631922 gene encoding eukaryotic translation initiation factor 2 subunit 3 isoform X2; its protein translation is MSRKGLMEQDLSKLDVKKLDPLSPEVISRQATINIGTIGHVAHGKSTVVKAISGVQTVRFKNELERNITIKLGYANAKIYKCEDERCPRPMCYKAYGSGKEDSPMCDVPGFENSRMKLLRHVSFVDCPGHDILMATMLNGAAIMDGALLLIAANESCPQPQTSEHLAAVEIMRLQHIIILQNKVDLIQENVAINQHEAITKFIAGVLKVNQFIEVRPGIVVKDESGNIKCTPIYSRIVSLYAEQNELQFAVPGGLIGVGTTMDPTLTRADRLVGQVLGEVGSLPDVFVELEVNFFLLRRLLGVRTKGSEKQGKVSKLAKGEMLMLNIGSMSTGARVVAVRNDLAKLQLTSPVCTSKGEKIALSRRVEKHWRLIGWGQIQAGITLNVPAAPQLS
- the LOC107631922 gene encoding eukaryotic translation initiation factor 2 subunit gamma isoform X1 encodes the protein MSRKGLMEQDLSKLDVKKLDPLSPEVISRQATINIGTIGHVAHGKSTVVKAISGVQTVRFKNELERNITIKLGYANAKIYKCEDERCPRPMCYKAYGSGKEDSPMCDVPGFENSRMKLLRHVSFVDCPGHDILMATMLNGAAIMDGALLLIAANESCPQPQTSEHLAAVEIMRLQHIIILQNKVDLIQENVAINQHEAITKFIAGTVADSAPVVPISAQLKYNIDVVCEYIVKKIPIPIRDFVSPPNMIVIRSFDVNKPGFEVDDIKGGVAGGSILRGVLKVNQFIEVRPGIVVKDESGNIKCTPIYSRIVSLYAEQNELQFAVPGGLIGVGTTMDPTLTRADRLVGQVLGEVGSLPDVFVELEVNFFLLRRLLGVRTKGSEKQGKVSKLAKGEMLMLNIGSMSTGARVVAVRNDLAKLQLTSPVCTSKGEKIALSRRVEKHWRLIGWGQIQAGITLNVPAAPQLS